From the Immundisolibacter sp. genome, the window AGCCCTGCACCACCACCCGGGCGCCTTCGAGCGACCGGCCAAGCCGGGCGAGCGCGACCTCGGTGGCATGGCACAGCCCCCAGCCGGTGGCGCCGATCTGGTCCAGTGGAATGCCGCCCAGTGCGCGCGGCAGACCGACAGCGCGACCGATCTCGTCCTTGACCCAGGCCATGCAGGTCTCGTCGGTGCCCATGTCCGGACCGACGATGTAACCGTGTTCATGACGCAACCCGGCAGCAAAGGCGCGGATCAGGCGCTCCTTGTCCGCCACCGGCAGGCGCGGGTCGGCGCGCAACACCGACTTGCCGCCGCCATGCGGCAGACCGGCAGCGGCGTTCTTGAGCGTCATGGCGCGCGCCAGACGGGCGCATTCGGCGGTGGTGACGTCGAGGGCCATGCGCAGGCCGCCGATGGCCGGCCCGCAGGCGAGGTTGTCCAGCACCACCGTGGCGGCCAGGCCCAGCGCCGGCTGGTGCAGGTGAATGACGCGGGCGGGGCCAAGGTCATCGGCAAAGGGCAGATCGGGGTGCATGGTGGCCACTTCGGTGTCGGGGGGGTAGGTGCCAGAACAGTATCTGTGCTGCCAAGATCAGTGGCTACAAGGTAAGCCCGCAAAAAAGCTGTGGGAGCCCGGCTTCGCCGGGCGATGATCGCGCGGCGAAGCTGCCCTTCCGGAGACGGGCGAAGCCGTAAACAGCCGCATCGCGATCGGAACCTTCGCCGTGTCCATGTCGCTCGGGTCACACACAATACGGCACAGTGCGCTGCGCTTATTGCGCGGGCGGGAGGCGGCCATCCTGCGCCGCATGGAGCGCGGCCGGTAGGAATTTCCGGCCGCGCTCGACCGCCGCCGGTGGTGTTCGCGCAAAAGGGGCTTGAGGCTTCGCCTGCTCGCCCGATTCAAATGTCGGGCGCTCGCCCGTGGTGCCTCATGACGGGACTCGCGACCCGGCAATCGGGCGCGGCGTGCGTGCCCCCTTGTTGGGTGCTGCAGAATGTCGACCCCGACCCGATGTCCGGAACACGGCCGCAGGTGGACACCATGGAAGAGGAACTGCTGACCTACGAGCTGCGGGCCGACCACGTGGCGATTCTGACCATGAACCGGCCGCACAAGATGAACGCCCTGAACGCCGGCCTGTGCGGAGCCATCGTCGAAGGTCTGCGCCGGTTTCAGGCCGACCCGGACGCCTGGGTCGGCATTCTGACCGGCGCCGGCAAGGCCTTTTGCGCCGGCGGCGATCTGGAAAACATGCGCCTTGGCAGCGCCGACGGCGGCGACTGGGTCGGCGCCATCGACCACCTGAAGCCGCTGTTCGACGCCCTGGAAGGGGAACGCAAGCCGCTGATCGCCGCCGTCAACGGTTTCTGCATGGGCGGCGGCCTGGCGCTGGCCCACGCCTGCTCGCTCATCGTCGCGGCAGAGTCCGCCCGATTCGGCATGCCCGAAGCCGCCGTCGGCGTGCCCAATTTCTCCTACTTCGACCTGTGGAAAACCGTCGGCTACCGCCGCGCGCTGGAACTGAGCCTGACGGCCGACCCGTACCCGGCCAGCCACATGCTCAACATCGGTTTTCTGAATCAGGTGGTGCCGGACGCGCAGCTGATGCCGGCAGCCCTGGCGCTGGCCGCCCGGGTGGCCAAGAACGCGCCGCTGGCCACTACCGGCGCGGAACAGGGCATGAAATTCACCCTCCACAACCCGCGTGAGGCCTGGGCCGCGGCGGCGCCGGACATCTGGAAAAAGGTGCTGGCGAGCGATGACCTGCGCGAGGGGCTGGCAGCCTTCGCGGAACGGCGCAAGCCTGGCTGGCGCAACACGTGATCCGGGCGCCGCGAACCGAGTCAGGCGGTGCACACGGAAGGTGGAATACGCTGCGCTATTCCGCCCTACGCGGGCTGCGGTTTAACCGTCGGATGCCGGCCCGCACATCATCCATGAGCATCTGCTTGGACATCCTTATTGGGGCGAACTATCACGTTTGACGCCATGGCCAACCGCGCAGTAGCCTAGCTTGGCACAATATGTTTTCCAACATCGAAACCCAAACCGCCGGCTTCGCTGTCTGCTTGGCCTCCCGTGACCTTCGACGTCATAACACAAGGAGAGAATATGGGCTGGGTATCCTTTCTGGAGGATGCGATTGAGCGATTCGAAGATAGTTTCCACAGATTGCAGGCGGATATGCCCAGCAATCAGGAATCTGTATCCGTCGAGCAATGGCGTTCGATAGCCAGTTTGCTTTCGCGTGGCGAGAAAGTACTTTCCGAGGCTGCTGCCCATCTGGATTTGGCAACTGATCCAACGATAGATCTCGCGCATGAGCTTATGTGTTCTGTAGAAGAGGCTCGCGAACTAAAAAACAAAGTTAATGAGTTCCAAAAAACTTGCTTGTCGTTGATGACTGTTTTGCGGAGGCAAGAGGGTGAACTAAAAGAGCTTCGAGAAGAGGCAAAGTACTTGCGTATCGAAAAAAATAAATTGGAAAAGAAGCTCGAAGCGGCCCTACGAGAAAATCCAGCGGCAGTCTATGAACAATACATGAAAGGCTCAGGTGCGAAAAGAAAGTGAAACCTTGTCTAGCAAATGCGTTCTAACACGACGCTCAAGTCCACCGTACAATGTGTGAAGCACCGCAGCCGTAACCCGTCTCCGGTGCTAAGGGGAGTCAGTGCCTGCTGGAGATTGGTTGGTGATGCCGCGCTGTCCACATTCGACGTTCTATTGGCGCGTTACGTTCGAGTCCATGGGTGGCAATGCCTATATTGTCAATTATGAGGACTGCCCTCTAATTGCCCTGCGTAATTCTTCCTATCCCGGTGCATTCGTCCTAGTGTGATTCACTGTCTTACCGCCCAGCCCCTTCACCCGCTCCCGCAATTCGAATTTCTGAATCTTGCCGCTAGCAGTGCGCGGCATGTCGGGCACGATTTCTAGGCGCTCCCGCCAGAAGGGGTGAGATATGCCGGCTTCTGATAACCAGGCGGTCAGCGCATAGGTGCAATAAGGCGAAGCCGCATTGCTCCGGATGGAGCCTTGGTATCGCGCAATGGCCTGCGGTTATTGCCCCCTACGGCGCTACAGCGGGCTTCACGAACAACCATAGGTTGTCCGGATTCTGACTGGATCGCCATTCCCCACCCGTGCGCGCAAAGCCAAGCTTCGCGAGAGTGGTGTGCATTGGCTTGTTGCCGGCGCGAGAAGTCGCGAATATGCCGTTGCCCTGCGCGGCTGCAATGAGTGGTGCGCACAAGGCGTATGACTTGCCGCCACGCGCACTTGGAAGAACGAACACCCACCCAAGCTCCAGCGGGAAAGCAGTTGGGGTTAGTCTGATGCCGGAGCCGCTTGAGACCTCGTTTTTGTGATTCTCGGAGGGAAATTTGAGGCCGGCTACCCCAATCAAGCAACCGTTCGATCGCAAGAACGCCAACGAATGAGCATCCCTTACCCGCTTCGACAGTCCCCTAGGCGAGACCTCTCCGCCCGCGAGCACAAAGGCGACAAAGTCGTCTAGCTCGGACGCCGCGCACGTCGTCGGGACTTTAACGGTGCTGGGCGGGATGTTCATGCTGCTTAACGCCGCGGTTCATACGCGGGCCGAGCGCGTAGGGGGCAATAAGGCGGAAGCCGCATTGAACAGGATGGAGCCTTCATACGCCGCACTTCCGATTCGTAGCGCGAAGCAGCTTCGTACAGTTCCAGCTCCGCTTCCGGGTGGAATTCGTATCTCATCCGCCCAGGCGTTTTCGAAGCCGGTCGAAAACCAGGGGGCCTGGCACGCCCTTGACCTTGCCTTCGACGAGCTCTCGATAGCGTCGCTGTGACGTTTCCAGCCAGGCACGCTCGACATTTGGGTCGGCGGGGGCGTCGAGGTCGGCTATGAGCGTACGGATCAGCTCAACTTTATCTTCAGAGCTGAGCTCGCGGATTTCCCGCTCGATCTCCTTTACTGCTCTGGCCATGGATGTCACCGTGTCTTGGTCAATGAGCGAAGTGTAACTGTGGCGGCTCTCGTCCCGCCAAGGTGAAATATACGCCCCAGGGTCTGCGGTATGCCGTGGGCCGCGTGGCGGTCGTTGCTGCACAAAAGGTGTGATTGACGGCCTTACCCGGCCAAGCTCTTCGCCCGCTCCCGCAGTTCGAATTTCTGGATCTTGCCGCTGGCGGTGCGCGGCATGTCGGGGACGATTTCCAGACGTTCGGGCCAGTAGGTGCGGGACATGCCGGCCTGCGCGAGCCAGGCGGTCAGGGCGTCGAAGTCGAATGACTGGCCGGCCTTCACGCTGACGAAGGCGCAGGCCCGCTCGCCGAGGCGTGCGTCGGGCATGGCGACGACGGCGGCGTCCTGCACGGCCGGGTGGCGGTAGAGCAGGTCTTCGACTTCCGCCACCGGGATGTTCTCGCCGCCGCGGATGATGATGTCCTTGGCGCGGCCGGTGATGCGGATGTAGCCGGCCGCGTCCATGCGGGCCAGATCGCCGGTGTCGAACCAGCCTTCGGCGTCGACCGCGTAGGCTTCCGGGCGTTTGAGGTAGCCGACGAACAGGCAACTGCCCTGCGTCTTGAGCCGGCCTTCGGTGTCGGGTGCCACGGGCTGGTCGGCGGTGTCCACCACGCGCACGGCCATGCCGTCCAGCGCCCGGCCGTCGCTGCCGAACACGGCGTCCGGCGGATCATCCGGGCGGGTCATGGTGACCACGCCGCATTCGCTCATGCCCCAGGCGGCGATGACGCCAAGACCGAGTTTTTCGGCGGCGGTCTGCACCAGCACGCGCGGGATGGGCGCTCCGGCGCAGACGAACTTGCGCAGGCGGCAGTCGGCCGGGGCCGGGGCGTTGGGCGCGCTGACCAGATCGGCCAGAAACGGCGTGGCGCCCATGGAGAAGCTGACGCGCTCGGCCTGGATGGTGTCCCAGGCGCGCGTGGCGTCCCACAGGTCCTGCAGGATGACGCGCGTGCCCAGCACCAGCGGCATCATCAGGCCGTACATGAAGCCGGTCTGGTGGGCCAGCGGCGAGGCCATGAAGCACACGTCATCGCCGCTCAGGGCGATGCCGTCGCCGTAGGCCCGCACGCCGGCCATCAGCGTGTTGGACGTGTGCATGGCGCCCTTGGGCTGGCCGGTGGTACCGGAGGTGTAGAGCAGCTGGATGACGGCATTGGGGTCGGGCCGGCGGCGGGCGAATTCGGCCTCGGCGTCGAACTGGTCTTCCCAGCGGGTTTCGAGCAGCACGCGGTCGAAGCCGTCCGGCCCGTCGTCGCCGACCGCCAGCACGCGCTGCAGATGCGGCAGCTTGCCGCGCAGGCCGGCCAGCATGGCCGGGTAGTCGAAGCCGCGGAACCGGTGTGGCACCACCAGCAGCTTGGCCTGCGCGAACTCCAGCATGAACCACAGCTCGCGCTCGCGAAAAATCGGCATCAGCGGATTGCTGACCGCGCCGATGCGCAGGCACGCCAGGTGCAGCGCGATGAACTGCCACCAGTTGGGCAGCTGGAAGGCCACCACGTCACCCGGCTCAATGCCCAGGCCGATCAGGCCGAGCGCCATGCGGTCGGCGCGGTGCTTCAGTTGCAGGTACGACAGGCGCGTGGCAAGGCCGGTGACGCTGTTGTGGTCGACCACGGCCAGGCGGTCGGGGTGGCGGTCCGCGACCTCGTCGAGCACGTCGGTCAGCAGGCGATTGCGCCACAGGCCGGCGTCGGTCATGGCGGCGATGCGGGCGGGTGAGAGGATGGGGTCGCAGACGTTTGGCATGGACGGCCCTTGCGGTCGGCAGGTTGGGTCAGGCGCGGCCATCACCCAACAACCTACGGATGAACGGTGGCATTTGTTGGGCGATGCCGCGTTGCGGCCAACCTAACCCATGAAAGCCGGCGCGTCAGGCGGCGGCCTGCGCGGCGTCGATGACGCCGGTCTTGATCAGCGTGTCGCGGATCAGGGTCTTCGTGGCAGCGTCGGCGTAGGGTTCCAGCGGCGGCCGGCACGGCCCCATGGGCATGCCCAGCAGTTCGAACCAGTACTTGATCGGCGCCAGCGAGTACTGGTTCTTGCGCACGATGTTCCACACGAACACTTCGTTCAGCAGGTCGCGGATCGGCTCCAGCTCGCGGTACAGCGGCAGGGCCTCATCGAATTTGCCGGCGTTGGCCAGCTCCATGCACTTGACCAGCGTGCCGCGCTTGTTGCCGAACATCACGTACTCGCAGGTGCCGAACAGGCACTGGCCGCCGTGCACGATGGCATCCCACAGGTAAAAGCTCTCCATCGGTTCGGTGACCACCATGCGGTCGCCGGTCAGCTTGCGCAGC encodes:
- a CDS encoding AMP-binding protein; its protein translation is MPNVCDPILSPARIAAMTDAGLWRNRLLTDVLDEVADRHPDRLAVVDHNSVTGLATRLSYLQLKHRADRMALGLIGLGIEPGDVVAFQLPNWWQFIALHLACLRIGAVSNPLMPIFRERELWFMLEFAQAKLLVVPHRFRGFDYPAMLAGLRGKLPHLQRVLAVGDDGPDGFDRVLLETRWEDQFDAEAEFARRRPDPNAVIQLLYTSGTTGQPKGAMHTSNTLMAGVRAYGDGIALSGDDVCFMASPLAHQTGFMYGLMMPLVLGTRVILQDLWDATRAWDTIQAERVSFSMGATPFLADLVSAPNAPAPADCRLRKFVCAGAPIPRVLVQTAAEKLGLGVIAAWGMSECGVVTMTRPDDPPDAVFGSDGRALDGMAVRVVDTADQPVAPDTEGRLKTQGSCLFVGYLKRPEAYAVDAEGWFDTGDLARMDAAGYIRITGRAKDIIIRGGENIPVAEVEDLLYRHPAVQDAAVVAMPDARLGERACAFVSVKAGQSFDFDALTAWLAQAGMSRTYWPERLEIVPDMPRTASGKIQKFELRERAKSLAG
- a CDS encoding addiction module protein, with the protein product MARAVKEIEREIRELSSEDKVELIRTLIADLDAPADPNVERAWLETSQRRYRELVEGKVKGVPGPLVFDRLRKRLGG
- a CDS encoding enoyl-CoA hydratase/isomerase family protein, which translates into the protein MSGTRPQVDTMEEELLTYELRADHVAILTMNRPHKMNALNAGLCGAIVEGLRRFQADPDAWVGILTGAGKAFCAGGDLENMRLGSADGGDWVGAIDHLKPLFDALEGERKPLIAAVNGFCMGGGLALAHACSLIVAAESARFGMPEAAVGVPNFSYFDLWKTVGYRRALELSLTADPYPASHMLNIGFLNQVVPDAQLMPAALALAARVAKNAPLATTGAEQGMKFTLHNPREAWAAAAPDIWKKVLASDDLREGLAAFAERRKPGWRNT